The following DNA comes from Mycobacteroides immunogenum.
TAGCGTGCTCCCATCAGCGCACGCCCGGCAGCGACCAGTTCAGCGTTGTCCGCTGCCAGCGATCCATCGGGCAGGCGCAATGTGTCCTCCAGCCCTATCCGTGCGGATACTGCCCGCGCGGCAGCGAGTTCGAGCATGGGCCACGCCGAGGAGTCCTCACCGTGCAACAGCACATCTGTGGCACCGGCCGCCCGAACCTGCGTCAGCATGCGCACCGCCTGCTCTTCGACCTCGGTACCGGCGACCGCACCGGGCAGCTCCAGTAATACGCGGAAACACTCCCTGCGCAGCGACGAACTCGACCACGCCAGAGCGGCCGTCTCATTCCACAACCCCGCCTCCACACCGACACCGCGAGCCAGCAATGCCCTGGCGACCTCGGTAGCACCCTCCTCATGCCAATTCACCGAGGCGAAGTCCGGGAGTTCGGTCCAGGTGCCGATGGCCGCACAGCGCCCGGCCGAATCCGCCATGGCCCAGGCACCCGTGGTGAGGCCCATGGGAAGACCGGGGCACCGCGCCCGTATCGCCGCGACCACCGGATCGACCGCACTGGCCAGCAGTGAATCGAATCCCTTGGCGTCCTTCGCGTGAACGTGAACCGCCGCCGCCCCCGCGCCGCGGCATGCCAACGCGTCCGCCGCGATCTCATCCGGTGTGCACGGAACCGCCGGGTGCTGGTCCTTGCGCCGCACCCCGTTCAGACAGGCCTTCAGGTACACCTCAGCCCCCTACCGGTGAATGGGCCCGTCGGTATCACCCAAGGCGCGCCCGGAACCGCCCGAGGTTTCGGCAATGATCTGTGCCGCGATGGATATCGCGGTCTCCTCCGGGGTGCGGGCGTTCAGGTCCAGGCCCAGCGGGCTGTGTAGCCGCCGCAGCTGATCGTCGGTGATGCCTTCCTCGCGCAGCCGTGCCATCCTCTCGGCATGCGTGCGACGCGATCCCAACGCGCCGACAAACGCCACCGGTACCGCGGTCAGCGCCGCCGCCAGCATCGGGACATCGAACTTGGGGTCGTGGGTCAGCACGCACACCACGGTGCGTCCGTCGATCCGCCCGGCCGCCGCCTCAGCGCGCAGATACCGATGCGGCCAGGCGATCACCACCTCATGGGCATGCGGGAATTGCGCGGCGGTTGCGAACACCTCGCGGGCATCGACAACCGTCACCCGGTAGCCCAGCTGACTGCCGGTGCGGCTCAGCGCTCGCACAAAGGCATTGGCCCCAGCCAAGATCATCCGTGGCGGGGCGGCGAACGCCTGCACGAATACCCGAGGTAGCGCGGATTGATCCGGTTCGCAGCGGTCGGCACCCGCCAACGCACTGCGGCCCGCTCGCACCAGTGCCGCGATATCACCATCGATCAGCGGCCACGGCGACGGCTCACCCGGGCGCACCAACGCCCACTCAGGCGCCCCCGCCAGCGTGCTCACCAAGGCCAACGGCTCCCCCGCGTCGATCCCCTGCCGCAAGGCGCGCAACAACGGCAGTCGCTCGGCGCCAACATATTCAGTGACGATTTCGACCTCGCCGCCGCAGGTCAGTCCCGGGGCGATTCCGTCATCAATGCCGAATCGTTCACCGATACATGTTCCGGTTTCCCATACCTCTCGCGCGGTTTCGACGACCGCCGCTTCCACGCACCCACCGGACAGTGACCCGATGACCTCCCCTTCGGCCGTCACGATCATCGCGGCGCCGGCCTCACGGGGAGCGGCACCGTTGACCTCCACCACACGGGCCAGCGCGACGACGGCGCCGACTTCGAGCTGGGCGATCAGTCCAGCGAGGACATCTTTCATGAGAGCTCCCTCGCCCCAGGCTCATTGATGGCCTGCCACACGCGCGCCGCGTTCATCGGCAACCGGTACATCCGGACGCCGACGGCATCGCGGATGGCGTTGGCGAGCGCGGGCGCCACCGGGTTGTACGGGGACTCACTCATCGACTTGGCTCCCCTCGGGCCCAAGGTGTCATAGGTGTCCGCGAAATAGACCTCGGTTTCGGGGAGGTCCACCAGCCGTGGAATGTGATAGTCGCGCAGCGCGGTGGTGGTGACCAAGCCGTCCCGCACCACGATTTCCTCGTACAGCGCCGAGCCGATCGCCTGGGCCACACCGCCTTCCACCTGGCCGCGGCATTGCTGCGGGTTGATCACCACGCCGGCATCGGCGGTCTGCACCGATTGCAGGATGCGCACCGTTCCGGTTGCCGGATGGACGCCAACGCGAAATGCCTGCACGTTGAAGGCAACAGACCTCGGTGTGCCCTCATGGCGCCCTATCGCGGCCAAAGGCTCAGACGCCGACCGAGCGATATCGGCCAGGCTCAGCAGATCCCTGCCGATCCGTACACCGTCACACTCCAGCACGCACCGCGCCCGCGGCACTGCCAGTTTGGCCGCGGCACACCGAACAATCTTGTTCCGTAACATCTCTGCCGCGCGGTGTACCGCCAGGCCGGCCACGGTGGTTCCGGCCGAACCGAAGGCGCCGGTGTCGTGCCCCACTTCGTCGGTATCGGCCTGGTGAATATCGATCTGGTCCGGCGCACAGCCCAGCACGGCGGCGGCCAGCTGGGCGTGCACGGTGGTAGTGCCGTTGCCGAATTCGGCCGACCCCACCGAGATCCGATAGCGGCCACGCTCATCGAGCTCGGCCCGAGCATCGGCCACGTGCCCGCGCGGGGGCACGGTCGCGATCATGGCCATGGCCGTACCCTCGCCCACCTTCCATCCCACGGGCAGTGCCGATCCGTTGCGTGCCGGATCCGAGGCGCCGTCGGCCAGTGCGTTCTGCGCGAGGTCCAGGCACTGGTCCAACCCATAGCTCCCGAATTCCAGGTCGTCTTCCTCCACTTCCCAGCTCACGAAGCGGTCCCCCGGCACGATCGCGTTGCGGCGCCGGAACTCGAACGGAGCGATTCCGAGATCGCGCGCCAATTCATCCAGCGCTGATTCGATCCCGAACAGCACCTGCCCCAGGCCGTAACCGCGAAACGCGCCGGACGGGATGTTGTTCGTGTACACCGCCCGCGCATCGACTCGTTTGTTGGCACAGCGGTATTGGGCCATCGATTCGTTGCAGCCGTGGAACATCACTCCCACGCTGTGGTTCCCGTACGCGCCGGCGTCGGAGAGCACATCGACGGCCAGTGCCGTCAGCACACCGTCGGTGCCCGCCGCTGCCGTGACGTTCACCCGCATGGGGTGCCGACACGGGGCGATGGTGAACTGGTCGCCGCGGGTGAACTCGTAGACCGCCGACGCACCCGTGGCGCGCACCGCCAGCAGCACCAGATCCTCGGTCAGCATCTCCTGCTTGGCTCCGAAACCTCCGCCTACCCGTGGCGCGAACACCCGGACCTGATCACGTTCAAGGCCGAACACATGGCAGAGCTCATCGCGTACCAGGAAAGGCACCTGGCTGCTGGTGCGCAGCACATAGCGACCGCGCTCGTCCTGCCAGCCCACCGCGCCGTGCGTCTCCAGGTGCACATGCTGTACCCGTGCTGTCTGCCAGCTGCCACTGACCACCGCCCCCGATTCCCGGGCCTGAGCAAGCGCCGCCGCGATATCGCCTACCTCGCCGTGCACCTCGGCCACCAGATTGTGGGCGGCATCGGCGATCCGGGCGCCGGGCCCCTTGTCGCCGTGCACCAGATGCGCTCCGGGCCGCAGCGCCAGCTCGGGGTCGAATACCGCTGGCAGCACTTCGTATTCGACGTCAATGTACTCCAGCGCCCGGTTCGCGATGGTCGGCGAATCAGCCACCACCGCGGCGACCCGCTGTCCCGCGAACCGCAGCACCCGGTCGAAAATCATTGTGTCGTCCGGATCGTCGGTGCGCTCGTGGTGGCGGGCGGTGGAAAACGGGATGCCCGGATCGTCGCGGTAGCAGAGCACCGCCCGCACCCCCGGCAGGGCGCGGGCCCGTTCGGTGTCGAGCCGCGTGATGCGGGCCGACGGGTGCGGGCTACCCAGTACCGCAATGTGTCCCACATCGGCGGGCAGCTGATCCATGGTGTACGGCTCGGTACCGGTGACCACGCGCGCGGCGGCCGGGGCGCTGACGGCGCCCTGCGGCGGCTCGGCATCACAGATGGCCGCGCGAATGGGCCGATAGCCGGTGCACCGGCACAGGTTGCCCTTCAAGGCGTTGTCCAGATCGCCGGTCTGCTCCGGTGTCAGCGTGGCCGCCGTCAACACCATTCCGGCGGTGCAGAATCCGCACTGGAAACCGGCATGCTCGATGAATCCGCGCTGCATGGCATGAAGGTCACACTCGTCTCCCAAACCCCGGACAGTGAGGATCTCGGCGTCGGTCACGCGGTGCGCGGGCACGATGCACGAGTGCTGCGAGGCACCGTCCACCAGCACCGTGCAGGCGCCGCAGTCACCGGCATCGCACCCCTTCTTGACCTCGCTATGGCCGTGCTCGCGCAGGAAGGTGCGCAGGCACTGCCCGGGCCGCGGACTGGTGTCGATGATCTGACCGTTGACTTTCATGGCCGCCCGCTCGTCAGCTCATCGGCGACCCCGCGGACCAGTTGCCACGTGACCGCACGGCGCCATGCGGCGGTGCCGTGGGCATCGCTATGGAATTGGGCGCCGGGGATGGCCGCCGCCGCTTCGTGGGCCCGCTCCGCGTCGGCGGGTACCCGCAACACGATCGGTCTGCGCGTAGCCGCGGTGATTCCCAGCACGATGTCGGTACCGTCGAGCCGTCCTGTGACCAGCGCGCCGGAGCGGCCCAACGCCGAATACGCGATCTTGCGCAATACGGCCGGCTGCGACAACGCCGCGGAGGGAAAGGTGATGGCGCGCAGTACATCGCCGGGGCGCAGGACCGTCTCGTTGATATCGGTCACGAATTCGGTGATGGCGCAGCGCTCGTCGGTGCCGTCACCACGCCAGATGAGCAATTCGGCATCAAGGGCCGCGCACAGCGAGATCATCGCTCCCGCGGGCAAGCCGAGGCAGATGTTGCCGCCGACCGTCGCGGTCCGCCAAATCTTGAACGAGGCCAGCAGGGCCCGCGCACACTGCCCAAAGAGGTTCACGGCCTCCCACTCAGGCGGATACGAAGCATTGATGAGCCGCTCGATGCTGCAGGTGGCCGCCACCTCCAGCCCCTCGGCACTGACGACCACATCGGGCCATCGCATCCCGGTCAGGTCCACCAGCCGCCGCAGTCCCGGTTGCGGCTGGCTCATCAGCCAGGTGCCACCCGCCATCAACCCATCCGCTGCCCCGAGACCGCTGAGGTCAGCGCGGTCCCGGGCAATCAGCACAGAGTCGATGGTGTGCAGATCCATCAGCGCAACCTGCTCATCAACCCATGATGCGCCGCCTCGACGGCGGCGGCGACCCGGTCGGTGTCGACGGTGAGCATCTCCCCGTTCCTGACAATCGGTCTGCCACCCACCCACGAATACCGGATGGGTGGCACTGCGCCCAGTACCAGTGCGGCCACCGGG
Coding sequences within:
- a CDS encoding 3-keto-5-aminohexanoate cleavage protein — protein: MYLKACLNGVRRKDQHPAVPCTPDEIAADALACRGAGAAAVHVHAKDAKGFDSLLASAVDPVVAAIRARCPGLPMGLTTGAWAMADSAGRCAAIGTWTELPDFASVNWHEEGATEVARALLARGVGVEAGLWNETAALAWSSSSLRRECFRVLLELPGAVAGTEVEEQAVRMLTQVRAAGATDVLLHGEDSSAWPMLELAAARAVSARIGLEDTLRLPDGSLAADNAELVAAGRALMGAR
- a CDS encoding XdhC family protein, coding for MKDVLAGLIAQLEVGAVVALARVVEVNGAAPREAGAAMIVTAEGEVIGSLSGGCVEAAVVETAREVWETGTCIGERFGIDDGIAPGLTCGGEVEIVTEYVGAERLPLLRALRQGIDAGEPLALVSTLAGAPEWALVRPGEPSPWPLIDGDIAALVRAGRSALAGADRCEPDQSALPRVFVQAFAAPPRMILAGANAFVRALSRTGSQLGYRVTVVDAREVFATAAQFPHAHEVVIAWPHRYLRAEAAAGRIDGRTVVCVLTHDPKFDVPMLAAALTAVPVAFVGALGSRRTHAERMARLREEGITDDQLRRLHSPLGLDLNARTPEETAISIAAQIIAETSGGSGRALGDTDGPIHR
- a CDS encoding molybdopterin-dependent oxidoreductase, which gives rise to MKVNGQIIDTSPRPGQCLRTFLREHGHSEVKKGCDAGDCGACTVLVDGASQHSCIVPAHRVTDAEILTVRGLGDECDLHAMQRGFIEHAGFQCGFCTAGMVLTAATLTPEQTGDLDNALKGNLCRCTGYRPIRAAICDAEPPQGAVSAPAAARVVTGTEPYTMDQLPADVGHIAVLGSPHPSARITRLDTERARALPGVRAVLCYRDDPGIPFSTARHHERTDDPDDTMIFDRVLRFAGQRVAAVVADSPTIANRALEYIDVEYEVLPAVFDPELALRPGAHLVHGDKGPGARIADAAHNLVAEVHGEVGDIAAALAQARESGAVVSGSWQTARVQHVHLETHGAVGWQDERGRYVLRTSSQVPFLVRDELCHVFGLERDQVRVFAPRVGGGFGAKQEMLTEDLVLLAVRATGASAVYEFTRGDQFTIAPCRHPMRVNVTAAAGTDGVLTALAVDVLSDAGAYGNHSVGVMFHGCNESMAQYRCANKRVDARAVYTNNIPSGAFRGYGLGQVLFGIESALDELARDLGIAPFEFRRRNAIVPGDRFVSWEVEEDDLEFGSYGLDQCLDLAQNALADGASDPARNGSALPVGWKVGEGTAMAMIATVPPRGHVADARAELDERGRYRISVGSAEFGNGTTTVHAQLAAAVLGCAPDQIDIHQADTDEVGHDTGAFGSAGTTVAGLAVHRAAEMLRNKIVRCAAAKLAVPRARCVLECDGVRIGRDLLSLADIARSASEPLAAIGRHEGTPRSVAFNVQAFRVGVHPATGTVRILQSVQTADAGVVINPQQCRGQVEGGVAQAIGSALYEEIVVRDGLVTTTALRDYHIPRLVDLPETEVYFADTYDTLGPRGAKSMSESPYNPVAPALANAIRDAVGVRMYRLPMNAARVWQAINEPGARELS
- a CDS encoding FAD binding domain-containing protein, encoding MDLHTIDSVLIARDRADLSGLGAADGLMAGGTWLMSQPQPGLRRLVDLTGMRWPDVVVSAEGLEVAATCSIERLINASYPPEWEAVNLFGQCARALLASFKIWRTATVGGNICLGLPAGAMISLCAALDAELLIWRGDGTDERCAITEFVTDINETVLRPGDVLRAITFPSAALSQPAVLRKIAYSALGRSGALVTGRLDGTDIVLGITAATRRPIVLRVPADAERAHEAAAAIPGAQFHSDAHGTAAWRRAVTWQLVRGVADELTSGRP